One window of Nocardioides dongkuii genomic DNA carries:
- the rpsL gene encoding 30S ribosomal protein S12 encodes MPTINQLVRKGRQDKVSKNKTPALKGSPQRRGVCTRVYTTTPKKPNSALRKVARVRLSSGVEVTAYIPGVGHNLQEHSIVLVRGGRVKDLPGVRYKIIRGTLDTQGVKNRKQARSRYGAKKEKS; translated from the coding sequence GTGCCCACGATCAACCAGCTGGTCCGCAAGGGCCGTCAGGACAAGGTGTCGAAGAACAAGACGCCTGCCCTCAAGGGATCGCCCCAGCGGCGCGGTGTCTGCACCCGCGTCTACACGACCACCCCGAAGAAGCCGAACTCCGCCCTCCGCAAGGTCGCCCGCGTGCGCCTGAGCAGCGGCGTCGAGGTCACGGCGTACATCCCGGGTGTCGGCCACAACCTCCAGGAGCACTCCATCGTGCTCGTCCGCGGCGGCCGGGTGAAGGACCTCCCCGGTGTCCGCTACAAGATCATCCGCGGCACGCTCGACACCCAGGGCGTGAAGAACCGCAAGCAGGCCCGCAGCCGTTACGGCGCGAAGAAGGAGAAGAGCTGA
- the rpsG gene encoding 30S ribosomal protein S7 yields MPRKGPAPKRPIDIDPVYGSQLVSQLVSKVLQDGKKQVAQRIVYTALEGCREKTGTDPVVTLKRAMDNVKPAIEVKSRRVGGATYQVPIEVKGTRGTTLALRWLVGYAADRREKTMHERLMNEILDASNGLGAAVKKREDTHKMAESNKAFAHYRW; encoded by the coding sequence ATGCCGCGCAAGGGTCCCGCACCGAAGCGGCCTATCGACATCGACCCCGTCTACGGGTCGCAGCTGGTCTCCCAGCTCGTGTCCAAGGTCCTCCAGGACGGCAAGAAGCAGGTCGCGCAGCGCATCGTCTACACCGCGCTCGAGGGCTGCCGCGAGAAGACCGGCACCGACCCCGTCGTCACGCTGAAGCGTGCGATGGACAACGTGAAGCCGGCCATCGAGGTCAAGTCCCGCCGCGTCGGCGGTGCGACCTACCAGGTCCCGATCGAGGTCAAGGGCACGCGCGGCACCACGCTCGCGCTGCGCTGGCTCGTCGGCTACGCCGCGGACCGCCGTGAGAAGACCATGCACGAGCGGCTGATGAACGAGATCCTCGACGCTTCCAACGGCCTCGGTGCCGCAGTGAAGAAGCGTGAGGACACGCACAAGATGGCCGAGTCCAACAA